One region of Quercus lobata isolate SW786 chromosome 2, ValleyOak3.0 Primary Assembly, whole genome shotgun sequence genomic DNA includes:
- the LOC115974514 gene encoding receptor protein kinase CLAVATA1-like produces MRSCATTSFLLHIAILFLLFSACSSSYSDLEVLLKLKSAMKGPKGADLKDWEVSSSPAAHCSFPGVSCDEDLRVVSLNVTDIKLFGFLPPEIGLLDKLVNLTLAATNLTGSLPLEMGNLTSLKFLNISNNVFVGKFPGEVTLGMASLEVLDIYNNNFSGPLPTEIVNLKNLKHLCLGGNYFSGSIPDSYSEIQSLEFLGLNGNSLTGEIPASLGRLKNLQKMFVGYFNAFEGGIPDELGSLTSLQRLDMASCSLTGEIPQSLGLLKNLDSLFLQINRLTGLIPPELSNLQNLLSLDLSINQLTGNIPDNFSRLENIKLINLFKNKLQGPIPEFIGELPNLEVFQIWENNFTLQLPENLGRNGKLKDLDVTSNHLTGLIPRGLCKGGMLKTLILIQNFFVGPIPEELGECKSLLKVRVTKNQLNGTIPAGLFNLPLAQVVELDDNNLSGDLPSDFSGESLGILSLSGNRISGKIPKGIQNLNSLQTLSLEMNSFSGEIPKELFQLKMLAKFNISDNNVSGEIPGSISECTSLTTVDFSGNSLFGEIPKGITELNVLSVLNCSRNQLTGQIPEEIRNMTSLTTLDLSYNNLEGRIPTGDQFSVFNESSFAGNRNLCSPRHVSCPFLINSGRGSGRRSTNPGTWKIIVSVIALVTALLLGVVTGYTLHKRKVQNSRAWKLTAFQKLDFKAEDVLECLKEENIIGKGGSGIVYRGSMPFGIDVAIKRLVGRGSGHSDHGFTAEIQTLGRIRHRFIVKLLGYVSNKDTNLLLYEYMPNGSLGEMLHGSKGGHLQWDMRYKIAVEAATGLCYLHHDCSPMIIHRDVKSNNILLDSDFEAHVADFGLAKFLQDAGASECMSSIAGSYGYIAPEYAYTLKVDKKSDVYSFGVVLLELIAGRKPVGEFGDGVDIVRWVRKTASELSQPSDAASVLAVVDPRLSGYPLTGVIHLFKIAMLCVEDESSARPTMREVVHMLTNPPQSAPSLVNL; encoded by the exons ATGAGGAGCTGTGCCACTACCAGCTTCCTACTTCACATTGCTATacttttccttctcttctcaGCATGTTCTTCTTCGTACAGTGATCTTGAAGTTCTGTTGAAGCTTAAGTCTGCCATGAAAGGACCCAAAGGTGCAGACTTGAAAGACTGGGAGGTCTCTTCTTCTCCAGCGGCGCATTGCTCTTTCCCCGGGGTTTCATGTGACGAAGATTTACGAGTTGTTTCTCTCAACGTGACTGATATAAAACTCTTCGGTTTTCTTCCACCGGAGATTGGCTTACTAGACAAGCTAGTGAACCTAACACTCGCCGCCACCAATCTCACCGGAAGTCTTCCATTAGAAATGGGGAACCTCACGTCACTCAAGTTCCTCAACATCTCCAACAACGTCTTCGTCGGCAAATTCCCCGGCGAAGTCACTCTCGGAATGGCAAGCCTCGAAGTTCTCGACATTTACAACAACAATTTCTCTGGCCCACTTCCTACAGAGATTGTGAACTTGAAAAACCTCAAGCATCTTTGTCTCGGTGGGAACTACTTTTCTGGGTCAATCCCAGACTCCTACTCCGAGATTCAAAGCCTCGAGTTCTTGGGCTTGAATGGTAACTCACTCACAGGCGAGATTCCGGCGAGTTTGGGTCGGTTAAAGAATCTCCAAAAAATGTTCGTTGGGTACTTCAACGCTTTCGAAGGTGGTATTCCAGATGAGTTGGGTTCGCTCACTTCGCTTCAACGACTAGACATGGCTAGTTGTAGCCTTACTGGTGAAATTCCTCAGAGTTTAGGCCTTTTGAAGAACTTGGACTCATTGTTTCTCCAAATAAACCGTCTCACAGGTTTGATACCTCCTGAACTCTCTAACTTACAAAACTTGCTTTCTTTGGATCTCTCAATCAACCAACTTACTGGTAATATACCAGATAATTTTTCAAGGCTTGAGAATATTAAGCTAATCAATTTGTTTAAGAACAAGCTACAaggtccaatcccggaatttaTTGGCGAGTTACCGAATCTCGAAGTGTTTCAGATATGGGAAAACAATTTTACATTGCAGCTACCTGAGAATCTGGGGAGAAATGGAAAGTTGAAAGACCTCGACGTGACGTCCAACCACCTCACCGGTTTGATTCCTCGAGGTTTGTGCAAAGGAGGGATGTTGAAGACACTGATTCTCATTCAGAATTTCTTTGTCGGTCCGATCCCTGAGGAACTCGGAGAGTGTAAATCGCTTCTCAAAGTCAGAGTCACGAAGAACCAACTCAACGGTACGATTCCGGCGGGTCTTTTCAACTTGCCATTAGCGCAGGTGGTGGAGCTTGACGATAATAACTTATCCGGTGATCTTCCGTCGGATTTTTCAGGTGAAAGTCTCGGGATTCTCTCGCTTTCCGGTAATAGAATTTCAGGGAAAATTCCCAAGGGAATTCAAAATCTCAATAGTTTGCAGACCTTGTCTCTGGAAATGAACTCGTTTTCCGGTGAGATTCCGAAGGAATTGTTCCAGCTAAAGATGCTCGCGAAGTTCAATATAAGCGATAACAATGTCAGCGGCGAAATCCCGGGTTCGATTTCTGAGTGTACTTCTTTAACCACGGTCGATTTTAGCGGAAACAGTCTGTTTGGGGAAATTCCTAAAGGGATTACCGAACTGAATGTTCTCAGTGTTCTCAATTGCTCGAGAAATCAACTTACGGGTCAAATTCCTGAAGAAATTCGAAACATGACGTCCCTCACAACGCTTGACCTTTCTTACAACAATTTGGAGGGCAGAATTCCCACTGGAGACCAGTTTTCTGTTTTCAATGAAAGTTCCTTCGCTGGAAACCGCAATCTCTGCTCGCCACGTCATGTTTCTTGCCCGTTCTTGATCAATTCGGGTCGCGGTTCGGGTCGGAGGAGTACCAACCCGGGTACTTGGAAGATAATTGTGAGCGTGATTGCACTCGTAACGGCTCTCTTACTGGGTGTGGTTACGGGTTACACGCTCCACAAGAGGAAAGTCCAGAACTCTCGGGCCTGGAAACTCACCGCGTTTCAAAAGCTCGATTTCAAAGCTGAAGATGTTCTAGAGTGTTTGAAAGAAGAGAACATCATTGGCAAAGGTGGGTCCGGGATTGTGTACCGTGGGTCCATGCCGTTCGGCATTGACGTGGCGATCAAACGGTTGGTGGGTCGAGGGAGTGGACACAGTGACCATGGCTTCACGGCTGAGATTCAAACGTTGGGTCGAATTCGACACCGGTTTATAGTGAAGCTGTTGGGTTACGTGTCGAACAAGGACACGAACTTGTTGTTGTACGAGTACATGCCGAATGGGAGTTTGGGGGAAATGTTGCATGGGTCGAAAGGTGGGCATTTGCAATGGGATATGAGGTACAAAATAGCCGTGGAGGCTGCTACGGGGTTGTGTTATCTTCACCATGATTGTTCGCCTATGATTATTCATAGGGATGTGAAGTCTAATAATATATTGCTGGACTCAGACTTTGAGGCTCATGTTGCTGATTTTGGGCTCGCCAAGTTTCTTCAGGATGCTGGGGCCTCGGAGTGCATGTCCTCCATTGCTGGATCGTATGGTTACATTGCCCCAG AGTACGCTTACACGCTAAAAGTGGACAAGAAAAGCGATGTGTACAGTTTTGGTGTTGTGCTACTGGAACTGATAGCAGGGAGGAAACCAGTGGGGGAGTTTGGTGATGGGGTAGACATTGTGAGATGGGTTAGGAAAACAGCATCAGAACTTTCTCAGCCATCTGATGCAGCTTCAGTTCTCGCAGTTGTGGACCCTAGGCTCAGTGGGTACCCTCTCACAGGTGTGATACATTTGTTTAAGATAGCTATGCTGTGTGTTGAAGATGAAAGCTCTGCTAGGCCCACCATGAGAGAAGTTGTTCACATGCTCACAAATCCTCCTCAGTCTGCTCCAAGCCTTGTGAACCTTTag